Proteins found in one Limanda limanda chromosome 18, fLimLim1.1, whole genome shotgun sequence genomic segment:
- the LOC133024166 gene encoding E3 ubiquitin-protein ligase TRIM35-like isoform X1, with product MAANVSQSEEACTCPVCGDIFQDPVVLLCGHSFCAPCLQEWWRQSDVRRCPVCMEISTVARPARNFALRDLSDIVRQEASQRETSGAQDRCELHNEKLQLFCRDDQQLICLVCRYAQKHEKHNFAPISEAAAEQRINIRTQLMCLNSKLGSLKAHQLNCNKMASDIKLQAQQTETTIKEEFQKLYEFLRMKEADRIDALRKEAALKSDTLNNRIVTVNEKIALLAERIDIINHELKAEDLAFMLNVKSTLERSQCTVQEPETPPGGLIDEAEHVGNLLFKVWDQMKNIIKYTPVTLDPNTAYGAPSSPLIIPNPGPRHQRHRLCWGAPTTDRDI from the exons ATGGCTGCTAACGTATCGCAGTCTGAGGAGGCTTGCACTTGCCCGGTGTGCGGGGACATATTCCAAGACCCCGTGGTCCTGCTGTGTGGACACAGCTTCTGTGCGCCCTGTCTTCAGGAGTGGTGGAGACAGAGCGACGTCCGGAGGTGTCCGGTCTGCATGGAGATCTCGACGGTGGCTCGGCCCGCTCGTAATTTTGCGCTGAGGGACCTGTCAGACATCGTGAGGCAGGAGGCGAGTCAGAGAGAGACGTCCGGAGCTCAGGATCGGTGCGAGCTGCACAACGAGAAACTCCAGCTCTTCTGTCGGGACGATCAGCAGCTCATCTGTCTGGTTTGTAGATATGCACAAAAACACGAGAAGCACAACTTTGCCCCCATCAGTGAAGCAGCAGCGGAGCAAAGG aTCAATATCAGGACTCAGCTGATGTGTTTAAATTCCAAGCTGGGATCATTGAAAGCACATCAGCTCAACTGTAATAAAATGGCCAGTGACATCAAG CTCCAGGCTCAGCAGACGGAGACGACAATCAAAGAGGAGTTTCAGAAGCTTTATGAGTTCCTGAGAATGAAGGAGGCTGACAGGATTGATGCACTGAGGAAGGAGGCGGCGCTCAAAAGTGACACACTGAACAACAGGATTGTTACTGTGAATGAGAAGATCGCTTTGCTCGCAGAAAGGATTGATATTATAAATCATGAGCTTAAAGCTGAGGACCTGGCATTCATGCTG aATGTCAAGTCCACTTTGGAGCG ATCACAGTGCACTGTGCAAGAGCCAGAGACTCCACCTGGAGGCCTGATCGATGAGGCTGAACATGTCGGGAACCTGCTGTTCAAAGTGTGGGACCAGATGAAGAATATAATCAAATACA CCCCTGTAACTCTGGACCCAAACACTGCTTATGGAGCTCCTTCATCACCATTGATCATACCGAATCCAG GTCCCAGACACCAGAGGCACCGCTTGTGTTGGGGTGCTCCCACGACAGACAGGGACATATGA
- the LOC133024166 gene encoding E3 ubiquitin-protein ligase TRIM35-like isoform X2 has product MAANVSQSEEACTCPVCGDIFQDPVVLLCGHSFCAPCLQEWWRQSDVRRCPVCMEISTVARPARNFALRDLSDIVRQEASQRETSGAQDRCELHNEKLQLFCRDDQQLICLVCRYAQKHEKHNFAPISEAAAEQRINIRTQLMCLNSKLGSLKAHQLNCNKMASDIKLQAQQTETTIKEEFQKLYEFLRMKEADRIDALRKEAALKSDTLNNRIVTVNEKIALLAERIDIINHELKAEDLAFMLNVKSTLERSQCTVQEPETPPGGLIDEAEHVGNLLFKVWDQMKNIIKYTPVTLDPNTAYGAPSSPLIIPNPAEARGDS; this is encoded by the exons ATGGCTGCTAACGTATCGCAGTCTGAGGAGGCTTGCACTTGCCCGGTGTGCGGGGACATATTCCAAGACCCCGTGGTCCTGCTGTGTGGACACAGCTTCTGTGCGCCCTGTCTTCAGGAGTGGTGGAGACAGAGCGACGTCCGGAGGTGTCCGGTCTGCATGGAGATCTCGACGGTGGCTCGGCCCGCTCGTAATTTTGCGCTGAGGGACCTGTCAGACATCGTGAGGCAGGAGGCGAGTCAGAGAGAGACGTCCGGAGCTCAGGATCGGTGCGAGCTGCACAACGAGAAACTCCAGCTCTTCTGTCGGGACGATCAGCAGCTCATCTGTCTGGTTTGTAGATATGCACAAAAACACGAGAAGCACAACTTTGCCCCCATCAGTGAAGCAGCAGCGGAGCAAAGG aTCAATATCAGGACTCAGCTGATGTGTTTAAATTCCAAGCTGGGATCATTGAAAGCACATCAGCTCAACTGTAATAAAATGGCCAGTGACATCAAG CTCCAGGCTCAGCAGACGGAGACGACAATCAAAGAGGAGTTTCAGAAGCTTTATGAGTTCCTGAGAATGAAGGAGGCTGACAGGATTGATGCACTGAGGAAGGAGGCGGCGCTCAAAAGTGACACACTGAACAACAGGATTGTTACTGTGAATGAGAAGATCGCTTTGCTCGCAGAAAGGATTGATATTATAAATCATGAGCTTAAAGCTGAGGACCTGGCATTCATGCTG aATGTCAAGTCCACTTTGGAGCG ATCACAGTGCACTGTGCAAGAGCCAGAGACTCCACCTGGAGGCCTGATCGATGAGGCTGAACATGTCGGGAACCTGCTGTTCAAAGTGTGGGACCAGATGAAGAATATAATCAAATACA CCCCTGTAACTCTGGACCCAAACACTGCTTATGGAGCTCCTTCATCACCATTGATCATACCGAATCCAG CAGAAGCGCGCGGGGACTCGTGA
- the LOC133024166 gene encoding E3 ubiquitin-protein ligase TRIM35-like isoform X3, with protein MAANVSQSEEACTCPVCGDIFQDPVVLLCGHSFCAPCLQEWWRQSDVRRCPVCMEISTVARPARNFALRDLSDIVRQEASQRETSGAQDRCELHNEKLQLFCRDDQQLICLVCRYAQKHEKHNFAPISEAAAEQRINIRTQLMCLNSKLGSLKAHQLNCNKMASDIKLQAQQTETTIKEEFQKLYEFLRMKEADRIDALRKEAALKSDTLNNRIVTVNEKIALLAERIDIINHELKAEDLAFMLNVKSTLERSQCTVQEPETPPGGLIDEAEHVGNLLFKVWDQMKNIIKYTPVTLDPNTAYGAPSSPLIIPNPEARGDS; from the exons ATGGCTGCTAACGTATCGCAGTCTGAGGAGGCTTGCACTTGCCCGGTGTGCGGGGACATATTCCAAGACCCCGTGGTCCTGCTGTGTGGACACAGCTTCTGTGCGCCCTGTCTTCAGGAGTGGTGGAGACAGAGCGACGTCCGGAGGTGTCCGGTCTGCATGGAGATCTCGACGGTGGCTCGGCCCGCTCGTAATTTTGCGCTGAGGGACCTGTCAGACATCGTGAGGCAGGAGGCGAGTCAGAGAGAGACGTCCGGAGCTCAGGATCGGTGCGAGCTGCACAACGAGAAACTCCAGCTCTTCTGTCGGGACGATCAGCAGCTCATCTGTCTGGTTTGTAGATATGCACAAAAACACGAGAAGCACAACTTTGCCCCCATCAGTGAAGCAGCAGCGGAGCAAAGG aTCAATATCAGGACTCAGCTGATGTGTTTAAATTCCAAGCTGGGATCATTGAAAGCACATCAGCTCAACTGTAATAAAATGGCCAGTGACATCAAG CTCCAGGCTCAGCAGACGGAGACGACAATCAAAGAGGAGTTTCAGAAGCTTTATGAGTTCCTGAGAATGAAGGAGGCTGACAGGATTGATGCACTGAGGAAGGAGGCGGCGCTCAAAAGTGACACACTGAACAACAGGATTGTTACTGTGAATGAGAAGATCGCTTTGCTCGCAGAAAGGATTGATATTATAAATCATGAGCTTAAAGCTGAGGACCTGGCATTCATGCTG aATGTCAAGTCCACTTTGGAGCG ATCACAGTGCACTGTGCAAGAGCCAGAGACTCCACCTGGAGGCCTGATCGATGAGGCTGAACATGTCGGGAACCTGCTGTTCAAAGTGTGGGACCAGATGAAGAATATAATCAAATACA CCCCTGTAACTCTGGACCCAAACACTGCTTATGGAGCTCCTTCATCACCATTGATCATACCGAATCCAG AAGCGCGCGGGGACTCGTGA
- the tcf21 gene encoding transcription factor 21, translating to MSTGSLSDVDDELLDGILKFASSGKDSNESTEDSSNCEGPCASEERRDAPGKKRKSGSRKRDPKGEGPPQEGKQVQRNAANARERARMRVLSKAFSRLKTTLPWVPSDTKLSKLDTLRLASSYIAHLRQILANDKYENGYIHPVNLTWPFMVAGKPENELKEMLNATRLCGTTAS from the exons ATGTCCACCGGCTCCCTCAGCGATGTCGACGACGAGCTCCTGGACGGCATCCTCAAGTTCGCCTCCTCCGGCAAAGACTCCAACGAGAGCACGGAGGACAGCTCCAACTGCGAGGGGCCCTGCGCCAGCGAGGAGCGCAGGGACGCGCCGggcaagaagaggaagagcggCTCGCGTAAGAGAGACCCCAAGGGTGAGGGTCCGCCGCAGGAGGGCAAGCAGGTGCAGAGGAACGCGGCCAACGCGAGGGAGAGAGCCAGGATGCGGGTGCTGTCCAAGGCCTTCTCCCGGCTGAAGACCACCCTGCCCTGGGTACCATCGGACACCAAGCTCTCCAAGCTGGACACGCTGCGCCTCGCCTCCAGCTACATCGCGCACCTCCGGCAGATACTGGCCAACGACAAATATGAAAACGGATATATCCATCCTGTCAACCTG ACGTGGCCTTTCATGGTCGCAGGCAAACCGGAGAACGAGTTGAAGGAGATGCTGAACGCGACGAGGCTATGTGGAACAACGGCCTCGTGA